GCGGCCCCGTTTACTACGACCAGCCCGCTTCCACTCAGTACTTTAGTGAGCCGGTTTATCGGCCACTGTACCGCCAGCAGGAACAACTGCGTCACCGTTGGTTTAGTGCAGAAGCGTTGCTGTGGTGGACCAGCAGTGTCGACATGCCCGTCCTGGCAACCACCAGTCCTCAGGGAACGCCCGCAAACGAAGCCGGAGTCCTCGGCCAGAACACAAGCGTGTTGCTGGGTGGCGGAGACATCTTCGGATTCGCTCAGGGCGGCGTGCGTCTGCGAGCTGGAAAGTGGTTTGACAAAGATGACGGCAGCGGAATCCTGGCGGAATTCTTTATCCTCGGTTCGCGCGGTGAAAATTATTCTGCCGTTTCCAACGGTGACCCAATCCTGGCGCGTCCGTTTTTTAATGCAGGGCCGGGAAACAACTTTCAGGATTCGCAATTAATTGCCTACCCCGGCCTGGCAAGCGGCTCGCTGCGTTTTAACGCCGAAACGCGAATGTACTCCGTCGGCCTGCAATATTGGGAAGAGATTTACGATTCACGCTGTTGCTGCAATTCGTGCGGCGATTGCTGCGGCGTGCCGTGCGGAAACTCGTGCGGCGATGTCTGTAGCGCTTCATGTGGTGAAGGTTGCGGCGGAGGCTGCCTATTCGAACAATGGCGAAACAGGGATGACACCACCATCGGCATCATTCTGGGACCGCGGTTCACTCACCTGGACGACACTTTGTCAGTCCGCGAACGCCTGACGAGTGTGGCAACGGGAAGCCAGTTTGATCTTAGCGATTCATTCAAAACCGAAAACTCCTTTCTGGGTGGTGAAATCGGTGTACGAGCTCGTCGGCGGCGAGGCGACCTTACGTTCGACCTTGGCCTGCAGCTTGCCATCGGAGCCACTCACCAGGAACTGGACATCAACGGACGCAACACAATCACGACCAACGGCGTTCCCACATCATCCGCTGGCGGCTTTCTGGCACAGCAGTCCAACATTGGAAACTATGATCGCAATCGGTTTTCGCTCATCCCGGCACTCGACCTGAAGGTCGCTTACGAAACTCGAAAGGGTTGGCGATTCTCAGTGGGCTACAACCTGATGTACTGGACCAACGTCCTGCGAGCCGCCGAACAAATCGACACGGTTGTGAATGAAGACTACTTCGCGCCAGCCAATCTGCCGTCGCTGGGAGCCAGTCGGCCGGCGCCTCTGTTTCGTGAAAGCGACTACCTCGCTCACGGCCTGACGTTTGGAATCGAAAAGCGTTACTAGGCAATTTACGTTTTGTTGTGGACGGGTCTGGCTCGTGGGAAACAGCCCACGTAGGACGATAACCGATTTCCGCAGCCACAAGTCAGCGTGAAACGCTGTAGGCAATCGATTGGCACCGCAACAACACGGTGACCACGTGACCGGTGAATGAATTCAAACAGGCAGGGCTAAGACCGTCCTGCACTGCAACACGATCGTAGATGCTTCGAGGCGGGCCGCTGATTGCGGAGCATTGATCGCTGACCATCAACATTCAGGGATGAATTGATGAATACGAAGCTTTGGCTAACCACGTGGAAGAACTCACTGCTGCGCTCGCGCGGACGCAACAGCAGCCGACGGCACAAAGCCGTCCAGCGGCAAACGGTTGAGGTGCTGGAGCGAAAATCATTGCTGACGGGAGTCGACTGCTTCGGCCAGATCGACGGCGTGACGTATCACGACCTGGCGGGCGACGGCGTCATTGATGCGAGCGATCCGCGCCTGTCGTTTGCTGCCGATGGTGTGCAGGTGCACCTGTTCGATGCCGGCTTAAACGGTGTCTTCGACAGCGCAGGCACAGGTGGTGTGGCGGCAGGCGACGACGTGTTTGTTGCGACCGCTCAACCAGATGTTAACGGTGAGTACTCGTTTGCTGATCTTCCTGCCGGTACTTACTTCGTCGAACAACCAACACCGGTCGGGTTCATTCAACAAGCGGGCGAAACAGTGTCCGACCCAATTGTGATTACGGCACTCGACGCTTCCGGAACGGCAGGCGGCATACTCATTGACGACTTTACTCAGCCCGGCGCCCCCGATCCGGCGCAGATTGTCGTCGCTTCTCCTTCAGGCACGAATCCGGAAGCGGACGCAACCGGCGGGCTAGGCGTCCTCGGCACTGAACGCGATCTGTACGCCCAAGTGACATCCGCGAACGGCGGCCTGACACTTTCGGCCAACAATTTCGGTTCAGAGCTGCTCGAATTCTCGGCCTCCGCAACGGCGACGGGCACCGGGATTGTGACGTGGGACGGAGCCGATGGCGACGCCAACGCCGTTGACGTGGACGGATTGAACGCTGCCGGGCTCGACCTGACCAACGGTGGCACGACTACGGGATTCCGATTCGATTATGGCGGTGACAAAGCTGGCCAAACCATGACGCTGACGGTTTATGAAACCGACGGGACCAGCGTTTCTGAAGCGTTCGTCATTCCGGACACAACGGGCAACCCGCTCGCAGAAGTCTATTCGCCGTTCACTGATTTCGCGGGATTCGACTTCACTGACGTTGGTGCGATCGAAATGCGTATCGATAGCACCGTGGTTGCGTTCCAGCTTCAGCTTTCGTACCTGCGAACAGTCGGACCAACCATCACGAATGCGAACTTCGGAAACGCTCTTCCCATGACGTTGGGGGGAACTGTTTTTGACGACACAAACAATTCAGGAACATTTCAGCCGCCGCCTGAAACCGGAATCGATACGGTTGCCGTCACGGTGTTCGAAGACCTCGACGGAAACGGCACGTTTGCGCCATTGGCGACAGGCACGACGTCCGGCGGCGGCGACTACGCCTTTACGAATCTGTATCCTGGCGATTACTACGTTCAGGTGGACGCGGCCAACTTTGGCGGCGGCGGGATCCTGGAAAACCTAAGCAGCAGTACCGGCAACGGTGTCGCGCCAGACCCGGATATCAATCAAGACGACAACGATGACAACGGCGACCACATTGGGGGCGTAACCACTGCCGCGATTGTCACGCAGCCAGTCACGCTTGTGAACAACGGCGAACCCATCGACGATGGCGACGCAGACAACAACACGAACTTCTCGCTGGATTTCGGCGTCTTCGGCACGGTTGACGTTGAAGTCGTCAAAACGGACAACGCCAATCTCATCACCGCTGGCAGCGGCACCGGAAACCTCATTTACACGATCACCGCCTTCAACAACGGACCACTTGATGCCACGGGAGTTTCCGTCACCGATGCGTTGCTGACCAATCTGCCCACTGGCTGGACGATCGAGAGTGTCACGCCATCAGCCGGCACAAGCTACGATGCCAACAGCGGCGTCTGGACGATTGGTGACCTCGCAAATCGAGTCGACGCGAGCGACGACGAGACACTGACAGTGACGATCACCGTCGGTCCGTCCGCCGTGGCGACAACGACCACCAACACGGCCACGGTTTCCGCCGTCAACAAAAACGACAGCAACCTGACCAACAACACGGACGACGAAGACACGACCGTCGTTCGCGAGGTCGATGTCGAAGTCGTGAAGACGGACAACGCCAATGTGATCACAGCGGGCAGTGGAACGGGCAACCTGATTTACACGGTCACCGCTTTCAACAATGGCCCGTCCGCCGCCAGTGGTGTAGCAGTCACCGATGCGTTGCTGACGAACCTGCCCGTCGGCTGGACGATTGATAGCGTGGTGCCGTCGACAGGAACGAGCTACGACGCCAACAGCGGCGTGTGGACAATCGGGGACCTCGACGATCGAGTCGACGCCAACGATGATGCGATTCTGACGGTAACAATCACCGTCGGCCCGTCTGCCCTCGCCACGACAACAACAAACACAGCCACCGTCAGCGCTGTCAACGAAACCGACAGTGATCCCAACAACAACACGGATGACGAAGACACCACTGTGATCCGTGACGTCGATGTGGAAGTCGTCAAGACAGACAACGCCAACCTGATCACGGCGGGCAGTGGAGCGGGCAACCTGGTCTACACGGTCACAGCGTTTAACAATGGGCCGTCAGACGCCTCGGGTGTTGCCATCACTGATGCGTTACTAACCAATCTGCCTGTCGGCTGGACGATTGACAGCGTCACACCGTCGGCAGGCACGAGTTACGACCAGAACACCGGCGTCTGGACCATCGGAAACCTCTCAAATCGAATCGACGCCAATGACGACGAGACTCTGACAGTAACGATCACCGTCGGCCCGTCTGCCCTGGCAACAACGACAACCAACACGGCGACGGTTTCGGCGGTTAACGAAACCGACAGCGATCCCAACAACAATTCGGACGATGAAGACACCACTGTCATTCGCGAAGTCGACATCGAAGTCGTCAAGACCGACAACCAGGATCCTATCACAGCGGGCAGCGGGCCGGGTAATCTGGTCTATACAATCACCGCGTTCAACAATGGGCCATCCGATGCGTCTGGCGTCGCCGTCACGGATGCCCTGCTGACCAACCTGCCCGTCGGCTGGACGATTGACAGTGTTGCGCCGTCGGCAGGCACAACTTATGACCAGAACAGCGGCGTCTGGACAATCGGCAACCTGGCTGACCGAGTCGATGCCAACAACGACGCGACACTCGTCGTGACGATCACCGTCGGCACGACGGCCACCAATGGCACGACGACAAACACAGCAACCATTTCGGCGGTGAACGAAACTGACAGCAACCCGAACAACAACTCATTCAGCGAAGACACGTCTGTCGGTCGAGTTGTCGACGTGGAAGTCGTCAAGACAGACAACGCGAACATAATTACGGCGGGCAGCGGGCCCGGAAATCTGGTCTACACGGTGACAGCCTTTAACAATGGACCGTCTGACGCTACTGGTGTGACGGTCACGGATGCGCTGCTGACCAACCTGCCCGTCGGCTGGACGATTGATAGCGTGGTGCCAGCAGCCGGGACAACGTACGACGCCAACAGCGGCGTCTGGACCATTGGCGATCTCGACAACCGAGTCGACGCGAACGACGATGCAGTTCTGACGGTGACAATCACCGTCGGTCCGTCCGCCCTCGCCACAACCACAACAAACACAGCCACCGTCAGCGCTGTGAACGA
This DNA window, taken from Fuerstiella marisgermanici, encodes the following:
- a CDS encoding BBP7 family outer membrane beta-barrel protein, which codes for MSVPHPRLRGAAVCATISLLLCQLLLTDLAVAAPQGASKSVPLPLYDASEDGRKPSTNGRVYAFSSGPVERPIRQTSHSQFSTTVPPIPIPAEQIIHDGGPVYYDQPASTQYFSEPVYRPLYRQQEQLRHRWFSAEALLWWTSSVDMPVLATTSPQGTPANEAGVLGQNTSVLLGGGDIFGFAQGGVRLRAGKWFDKDDGSGILAEFFILGSRGENYSAVSNGDPILARPFFNAGPGNNFQDSQLIAYPGLASGSLRFNAETRMYSVGLQYWEEIYDSRCCCNSCGDCCGVPCGNSCGDVCSASCGEGCGGGCLFEQWRNRDDTTIGIILGPRFTHLDDTLSVRERLTSVATGSQFDLSDSFKTENSFLGGEIGVRARRRRGDLTFDLGLQLAIGATHQELDINGRNTITTNGVPTSSAGGFLAQQSNIGNYDRNRFSLIPALDLKVAYETRKGWRFSVGYNLMYWTNVLRAAEQIDTVVNEDYFAPANLPSLGASRPAPLFRESDYLAHGLTFGIEKRY